The proteins below come from a single Fodinicola acaciae genomic window:
- a CDS encoding NADP-dependent oxidoreductase, translated as MKAMRYPAYGDSDVLAYEETGEPVAGAGQVVVRVAGTGFNMLDVAIRLGILRDAMPIRFPHTPNVDVSGVISAVGDGVTGWSVGDAVVAFLPATEPGAAAEYVVVPAKILAAAPRSGELADAAALPVAGLTAWQALFEYAELTAGQTVLVNGAGGGVGGFAVQLAKRAGATVTATASRRSQDRVRSYGADEVVDYTATPVLEAVAGRRFDIVLQLVRASAEETAQLAELVADGGVFVSTTTPGPDHVRTRNVMVRSDAAQLTDLVGLVDRGELVVDVVDRRPLTDLAAVHDAAAAGKLTGKTVLTP; from the coding sequence ATGAAGGCGATGCGTTATCCCGCGTACGGCGACAGCGACGTGTTGGCGTACGAGGAAACCGGGGAGCCGGTGGCCGGTGCCGGGCAGGTTGTCGTCCGGGTCGCCGGCACCGGGTTCAACATGCTCGACGTGGCGATCCGGCTGGGGATCCTGCGCGACGCGATGCCGATACGGTTTCCGCACACGCCAAACGTCGACGTGTCCGGCGTCATCAGTGCGGTCGGCGACGGTGTCACCGGCTGGAGCGTCGGCGACGCGGTGGTGGCGTTCCTGCCGGCGACCGAGCCAGGCGCGGCGGCGGAATACGTTGTGGTGCCGGCGAAAATCCTTGCCGCGGCGCCACGGTCAGGTGAGCTGGCCGATGCCGCGGCACTGCCGGTCGCCGGCCTGACGGCCTGGCAGGCGCTGTTCGAGTACGCCGAGCTGACCGCCGGCCAGACCGTGCTCGTCAACGGCGCCGGCGGCGGAGTCGGCGGATTCGCCGTACAGCTGGCGAAACGCGCCGGTGCGACGGTGACCGCGACGGCGAGCCGGCGCAGCCAGGACCGCGTCCGGTCGTACGGTGCCGACGAGGTCGTCGACTACACCGCGACACCGGTGCTCGAGGCGGTCGCCGGCCGGCGTTTCGACATCGTGTTGCAACTTGTACGCGCCAGCGCCGAGGAAACCGCACAGCTGGCGGAATTGGTGGCCGATGGCGGCGTTTTCGTCAGCACCACGACTCCTGGTCCGGACCACGTCCGTACGCGGAACGTCATGGTACGCAGCGACGCGGCTCAGCTCACCGACCTTGTCGGCCTCGTCGACCGCGGCGAGCTCGTGGTCGACGTGGTCGATCGGCGGCCGCTCACCGACCTCGCCGCGGTGCACGACGCGGCGGCGGCCGGCAAGCTCACCGGCAAGACCGTGCTGACCCCGTGA
- a CDS encoding MarR family winged helix-turn-helix transcriptional regulator: MSGSLVDPGIDSPEPEQLAAYFALTEAVSLLQHQVELQLRADSGLSSVQFGILTRLAGGDGQLTMTQLADGVVYSRSGLTYQAGLLEKAGLITRGPSVDDERSTVVTITGKGVALVNRLLPGHIEVVRRLLFEPLSDRDLRRLGDIMSRVRDHMRRQPPRSATPRKRR; encoded by the coding sequence GTGAGTGGATCACTGGTCGATCCCGGCATCGACTCGCCGGAGCCCGAGCAGCTGGCTGCCTATTTCGCGCTCACCGAGGCGGTCAGCCTGCTGCAGCACCAGGTCGAGCTGCAGTTGCGTGCCGACAGCGGACTCAGCTCGGTGCAGTTCGGGATCCTGACGCGGTTGGCCGGCGGCGACGGCCAGCTGACCATGACCCAGCTCGCCGACGGGGTCGTCTACAGCCGCAGCGGACTCACGTATCAGGCCGGCCTGCTGGAAAAAGCCGGCCTGATCACCCGTGGCCCGAGCGTTGACGACGAGCGATCGACGGTGGTCACGATCACCGGGAAAGGCGTGGCGCTGGTCAACCGGCTGTTGCCCGGCCACATCGAGGTCGTCCGCCGGCTGCTGTTCGAGCCGCTGTCCGACCGTGACCTGCGCCGCCTCGGCGACATCATGTCGCGCGTACGCGACCACATGCGGCGGCAGCCGCCACGGTCAGCGACGCCGCGTAAGCGCCGCTAG